The following are encoded in a window of Aromatoleum petrolei genomic DNA:
- a CDS encoding 2-oxo acid dehydrogenase subunit E2, giving the protein MSRIHPITVPQWGLEMTEGTISAWHVAIGDRVEKGRELVDIETAKIINTMEAMSDVPGVIRRLVAKEGETLPVGGLLAVAADADVSDAEIDAYLAQNGQGGAPAAAVAPAPIAQAAEAPVSPLADVSEVAGQPEAVPAPIAVALSDEERERIVARNATVKASPVARRVADRAGIDLATLAASGRHGRVSLEDVAAARQGLYEAAVVIPAPSDAELEQRNARAHASPIARRIANRSRVDLSTLAGSGRGGRISVADVERVRRAPAQTPVAEFASHEPATPAAASEVRAGPAARKLAAELGIDLTVLRGTGARNTVQMGDVKEAFRTALTRDLPAAPVEDFELIRLTPMRKAIAASLTQSKQTIPHFYLTVDLELDALIALRQAVNEQSEGRRKLSLNDFVMRAVALALREVPAANVHFTDAGIKQFSGVHLCVAVAIDGGLVTPVIRNAEDKGVFAIAAETADLAERARSRTLSQAQLTGGTFTVSNLGMYGVRQFDAVINPPQGAILAVGTVRREACEAADGGVAFRSRMSVTLSCDHRAIDGAVGASFLAALRKWVERPYALLG; this is encoded by the coding sequence GTCGAGAAGGGCCGCGAGCTCGTCGACATCGAGACGGCCAAGATCATCAACACGATGGAAGCGATGAGTGACGTGCCGGGCGTCATTCGGCGGCTCGTGGCGAAGGAGGGCGAGACCCTGCCGGTCGGCGGGCTGCTTGCGGTCGCCGCAGACGCGGACGTGAGCGACGCCGAGATCGACGCGTATCTGGCGCAGAACGGGCAGGGCGGGGCGCCTGCGGCAGCGGTGGCTCCTGCACCGATCGCGCAGGCCGCGGAAGCGCCGGTGTCGCCCCTTGCGGACGTGAGCGAGGTGGCCGGGCAGCCCGAGGCCGTGCCGGCGCCGATCGCCGTCGCGCTCAGCGACGAGGAGCGCGAGCGCATCGTTGCGCGCAATGCGACGGTGAAGGCGAGTCCGGTCGCGCGGCGGGTGGCCGATCGTGCCGGCATCGACCTCGCCACGCTGGCTGCGAGCGGTCGCCACGGCCGCGTGTCGCTCGAGGATGTCGCTGCTGCTCGTCAGGGGCTGTACGAGGCTGCCGTGGTGATTCCCGCTCCGAGCGATGCGGAACTGGAGCAGCGCAACGCGCGCGCCCATGCGTCCCCGATCGCGCGGCGAATCGCGAATCGCAGCCGCGTCGATCTCTCGACCCTTGCGGGTAGCGGACGCGGCGGACGGATTTCCGTTGCGGACGTCGAGCGCGTCCGCAGGGCCCCCGCGCAGACGCCGGTTGCGGAATTCGCGTCGCATGAACCGGCGACTCCGGCTGCGGCGTCGGAGGTTCGCGCCGGCCCGGCCGCGCGCAAGTTGGCGGCGGAGCTCGGCATCGACCTGACGGTCCTGCGTGGAACGGGGGCACGCAACACGGTACAGATGGGCGACGTGAAGGAGGCTTTTCGCACCGCCCTGACGCGGGACCTCCCCGCGGCGCCGGTCGAGGACTTCGAGCTGATCCGGCTCACGCCGATGCGCAAGGCCATCGCCGCGAGCCTCACGCAGTCGAAGCAGACGATCCCGCATTTCTACCTCACGGTGGATCTCGAACTCGACGCGCTGATCGCGCTGCGCCAGGCCGTCAATGAGCAGAGCGAAGGGCGGCGCAAGCTGTCGCTCAACGACTTCGTGATGCGTGCGGTGGCGCTCGCGCTGCGCGAGGTGCCGGCGGCAAACGTGCATTTCACCGATGCCGGGATCAAGCAGTTCAGCGGGGTGCACCTGTGCGTCGCGGTGGCGATCGACGGCGGGCTGGTGACGCCGGTGATCCGCAACGCGGAAGACAAGGGCGTGTTCGCGATTGCCGCGGAAACGGCGGATCTCGCCGAGCGGGCGCGCAGCCGGACGCTGAGCCAAGCGCAGCTCACGGGTGGCACTTTCACCGTGTCGAACCTCGGCATGTATGGCGTGCGCCAGTTCGACGCGGTGATCAACCCGCCCCAGGGCGCCATCCTCGCGGTCGGCACCGTGCGCCGCGAGGCCTGCGAAGCCGCGGATGGGGGCGTGGCGTTCCGCTCGCGCATGTCGGTGACGCTGTCCTGCGATCACCGCGCGATCGACGGCGCCGTCGGGGCGAGCTTCCTCGCGGCATTGCGCAAGTGGGTCGAGCGCCCCTATGCGCTCCTCGGCTGA